CCATTCTTCTTGCAGCGCGACCGGCTTCAGCCTGATTCCGTAGATGCCCCCGAAGACCAGATACGCTAACCCGGCGCCCGAATCCTCGACGAGCTGCGCGTAGGCGGGGCAGCAGGGCCGCTCCGGATCATCGGACCAACCGGTGACCCAACACCATTCCCCCCGGGACGTCCGTTCGTAGGCCTTGAGCTGGATCACTCGCCTGGCCGGTCCTGCCTCTTTGAAGCGGGCGAACACATTCGTCTCGCAATTCGGATTGCTCTCCACTTCTACGAACATCGCGGCGGCTCCCTTGACTCGCCCGAAAGACGGTTGTTAGCATGCAACCTTGCCGATGAGTTCACAACCCTCCACCCCACAATCGACCGCGTACACCCGCGTGCCGGCGGCGCCGGGTTCGGACCCCGTCGAGACAGCTTCCCCGGAGCGGGCGGAGGCCAAACCTTTCCTCTGCCGCAAGCCGGTGCGCATCACGATCTATGCGTTTCTCGGGCTGTTCCTGACCGCGCTGCTCGCTTCTCAGTTCGTACCGCCGTTGCTGGACCCGACGTTCGAGAAGCACATCCAGAGTCACCGGGTGATGGTCGGGATGTCCCGCGAACAGGTCCTGCAGGCCTGGGGCTCGCCCAACACGATCAACGTCAGCTTCACACAGGACGGCATCCGGCGGGAGGAATGGATCTTTGAGGACTGGGAAAGCGCGGCCGTGGTGAAACACCGCTATCTCTATTTCGAGGAAGGCAAGCTGGTCGGCGGCTGGTACAAAGGCTCCGACCAGCGGATTCCCACCAAACCGCCCGCCGGGCCTCCGCAGTTCCCGCAACGGCCGCTCTGACGCGGCTCCGGTTCACGCAGGCCGCGGCCCTTCCCCGCGATCCGGCAACGCCAACTTGCTCAACAACGTCTCCGCCCGCTGGGCCTCCGCTTCCTCCACCATGACCGAGCAGGTCAGGAACGGCACGCCGGGATACAGGCTGCTCACGTGTTCGTTATGCACCACGTAGGCGATCCCGTTTCCGTCCAACAGGCTCTTGATGAGGGCCAGTTCCCCGATGTCGGTCGGCTCCGCCAATTTGACCAGCGCCATGCCTATCCTTGTCGAAAAGCTCGTCCACGCCTTGTGTGAAAAGTTTGCCCTTTCATCCCCTCCCCCCTCGCGAGAGAGGGCTGGGGTGAGGGGGATGCCATGGATTACAGTTATGCATGTCCGGAATCCCGCTTGATCTGGCGATCCAGTTCGTCGAAGAACGCCCGAATGTTCCGCGCGTTCTGTCCAAAGTCTCCGCGCCCGATCCGCGATGCGGAGCGCACCGACACGACGGTCGCGCCGTCCCGCCCGGCCACGCGAATGCGGACGTCGTCCACGAATCGAAACACCGGCGTCTTCGCCTCGGCCCTGATCTCGCCCGACTCCGGTTCATAGGAGATCAGCGTCCAGCGCGGCAGCCGGTTCACGGCGTGCATCGCGGCATCGAAGACGCGCTCTCCGCCGGCCTCATACCGACGCGGCTGGAGGTCCGGGTATTCAGGCGTCCGGCCGGTCTCGACGACGTTGATCATCGGCCAGGTTCGCAGCAACGTGACCAACACAAGGATCGCCAGACCGCCGATCGCCGCCATGGTCATGCGCTTGGACACCCCGCGCTCCGTCCGTTCCGCTCGACAATCTCGCTCGTATTTTAAAAGCCGGTCGTGACGGCTGCAACCGAACTCGTCCCGGTCGTTGCATTTTCCGCGGTTGGCCCATACACTGAGGCCGGAAAGCGAACGGAAGGCGCGAATGGAATCCGCTGCGGCCACGCGTTATGGTGTTTCTGTGATCTGAACGCGACGCTCTTTGCCCGGACCGCCCGAGATCGTCAGTACGCGCTTCCATTCGCGAACCTGATAGATGGCCCAGGCGTTGGGCCGGCCTTTGTAGAAGGCGTCGGGGTCTTCGCCGCTGGCGTTGAGATAGATCGGTTCGGTGAACCCTTCGTCCAGCACGTAGTCCAGCAGACATTCGCTCGTGAACCCCTTGCCGCGGAGCGAGACCTCGGCCAACAGGTTCAGGATGTCGTCGGTTTTCTGAATCGTGATCGGTTCCATGCGGCGGCCTCCCTACCGCGGCGGATTCTAACGGCGGGACCGGAGGAAGACAAGGTGTCGGGAACGCGTAGATGAGGCGACCGTGAAAAAAGCGCTCACGATGATCCAATTCCGCGAGCAGTTGCTCGCCTTCATGGACCGCAAGCACCACTGGGCCTGGCCCTATTTCAGCGGAGGCGCTCTCACCAAGGAACAGCTCAAAATCCATTTCCAGCAGGAATATGCCGTGTACGTGCGGGATTTCCCGGTGTTCCTCGCCCGCATCCACGGCCAGAACCCGCCCTCCGACGTCCGGAGAATGTTGGCCGAGAACATCTACGAGGAAGACACCGGCGGGCTCTCGCTGGGCCGCTCACATCCGGAGTTGTTTCACGACATGATGCGCGGGCTGGGATACGAGGCCCGGGATTTCGAGCGCGTCAGGCTGCTGCCGGCCGCCCGCACTTACCGGCGTTGGTTGGATCAGGTCTCGAAGAACCGCGATTGGGTCATCGGCGCGGCCGCGCTCACGATCTTCGTCGAAGGCAGCGTGAAGGACCGGCAGGAGATTTTGGAACCGTCCAAGCCCAAGAGCGCGGCCGAGATCGAGGAAATCATCCGGCAGCATCCCCTGGTGCAATACCACGGCCTGTCCCCCGAGCAGATGAACCTCATCCGGGCTCATCAAATGGTCGAAGCCGGCCACCGCCATGACGCCTATGCGATGGTCCTCGCCCATGTTACGGAACGGAAACGGCAGGACGCCGTGCTCGCCTGTTTGAAGCAATCGCTCCGGCTTTGGCAATCCTATCGGGACGCCGTCGCGCGCGCCTGCGGGCTCAAGAAAATCTGATGGCGTTCAGACTGTTCACAGTCGCTTTTTTCCTTGCCTGCCTGTTCTTGTCCATCAGCTATCAGCCATCAGCTATCAGCCAAACTCTTTCGGACGACATGGTCTTGATCCCGGCCGGGGAGTTCACCATGGGCAGTCCGGCCGGAAGCGACGGCTTCGAAGACGAACATCCCCTCCGGCGCGTGTACGTGAGCGCATTTTGGATCGACCGCCTCGAAGTGACCAACGAAGCCTACCTACGCTTCGTCCAAGCCACCGGACACCGCGCGCCGGCCAACAGGAAACCGTCGGTCACGTTGTGGGAGCAAAACAGACCGCTCCCGGGAATCGAGCGGCATCCGGTGGTCAACGTCAGTTGGGGAGACGCCCTCGCGTATTGCCGCTGGCAGGGCAAACGACTCCCCACCGAAGCCGAGTGGGAGAAAGCGGCGCGCGGGACCGACGGCCGCCGCTACCCCTGGGGAAACGACTGGGATTTCAAGAAAGCCAACAGCGCCAGCTACTGGGCCGGACGGACCATTGAGTTTGCCAGCGGCGCCGAATGGGACGCCTTCTGGATCAGAGGCGAAGGCGCGAAAATCTCGCAGGAGAAAGGGGTGCAGGGCGAGGTGCTCACGCTGCCCGTCGGCAGCTTTCCCGAGGGCGCCAGCCCCTACGGTCTGCTCGACATGGCCGGCAACGCCGCGGAGTGGGTGCAGGACTGGTACGATCCCAACTACTACCGGCATGCGCCCCTGTCCGATCCGCCCGGACCGTCCCGAGGCGCGATCAAAGCCATGCGCGGCGGCTCCTGGCTCAAGCCGGCGAAGAGCCTCCGCACCAGCGACCGCGACTGGGGCACCATCGACAGCCGCCCCAGCGGGACGGGATTTCGCTGCGCAAAAGACGGAGTCTAAAACAGGACCCGCCGGAGGACTCCGGACGCCGCTCACCGTTCCCTTCTCGTCCGCGATCAGGCGCGGCATACACCGGATTACAACTGTCTGCGCCCCATGGCCTG
The nucleotide sequence above comes from Nitrospirota bacterium. Encoded proteins:
- a CDS encoding DUF2007 domain-containing protein, producing MALVKLAEPTDIGELALIKSLLDGNGIAYVVHNEHVSSLYPGVPFLTCSVMVEEAEAQRAETLLSKLALPDRGEGPRPA
- a CDS encoding DUF1499 domain-containing protein encodes the protein MSKRMTMAAIGGLAILVLVTLLRTWPMINVVETGRTPEYPDLQPRRYEAGGERVFDAAMHAVNRLPRWTLISYEPESGEIRAEAKTPVFRFVDDVRIRVAGRDGATVVSVRSASRIGRGDFGQNARNIRAFFDELDRQIKRDSGHA
- a CDS encoding iron-containing redox enzyme family protein, yielding MKKALTMIQFREQLLAFMDRKHHWAWPYFSGGALTKEQLKIHFQQEYAVYVRDFPVFLARIHGQNPPSDVRRMLAENIYEEDTGGLSLGRSHPELFHDMMRGLGYEARDFERVRLLPAARTYRRWLDQVSKNRDWVIGAAALTIFVEGSVKDRQEILEPSKPKSAAEIEEIIRQHPLVQYHGLSPEQMNLIRAHQMVEAGHRHDAYAMVLAHVTERKRQDAVLACLKQSLRLWQSYRDAVARACGLKKI
- a CDS encoding formylglycine-generating enzyme family protein; the encoded protein is MAFRLFTVAFFLACLFLSISYQPSAISQTLSDDMVLIPAGEFTMGSPAGSDGFEDEHPLRRVYVSAFWIDRLEVTNEAYLRFVQATGHRAPANRKPSVTLWEQNRPLPGIERHPVVNVSWGDALAYCRWQGKRLPTEAEWEKAARGTDGRRYPWGNDWDFKKANSASYWAGRTIEFASGAEWDAFWIRGEGAKISQEKGVQGEVLTLPVGSFPEGASPYGLLDMAGNAAEWVQDWYDPNYYRHAPLSDPPGPSRGAIKAMRGGSWLKPAKSLRTSDRDWGTIDSRPSGTGFRCAKDGV